One region of Ptychodera flava strain L36383 unplaced genomic scaffold, AS_Pfla_20210202 Scaffold_60__1_contigs__length_796720_pilon, whole genome shotgun sequence genomic DNA includes:
- the LOC139128587 gene encoding fatty acid-binding protein 1, liver-like — translation MEIEKSENLEKFLLAIGIAADKAKGADAIESVVENCKMGDTFCIKTSVGSKVKEQKFKMGEPFELELPMIGVKDTVVASVSGNTLTIKSTTDLAVTETREVQGDTMIVTVSKPGVDVVAKRYLKRV, via the coding sequence ATGGAAATTGAGAAATCCGAGAACCTGGAGAAGTTTCTGTTGGCCATAGGGATCGCCGCCGACAAGGCCAAGGGAGCAGATGCTATTGAAAGCGTGGTGGAGAACTGCAAGATGGGCGACACTTTCTGCATCAAAACCAGCGTGGGAAGCAAAGTGAAAGAGCAGAAGTTCAAGATGGGAGAGCCCTTCGAGCTGGAGCTGCCCATGATCGGCGTCAAAGACACTGTGGTTGCATCGGTATCAGGTAACACCCTGACTATCAAAAGCACAACTGACTTAGCCGTCACAGAAACCCGTGAAGTCCAGGGAGACACCATGATTGTCACTGTATCCAAACCCGGCGTGGACGTGGTCGCCAAGCGCTACTTGAAACGAGTCTAG
- the LOC139128588 gene encoding fatty acid-binding protein 1, liver-like, with protein sequence MSYEGKWKFEKSENMEKFLLAIGIAADKAKGVDAVESVVENCKMGDTFCIKTTVGSKVKEQKFKMGEPFELELPMIGVKDTVVASASANTLTIKSTTDMAVTETREVKGDTMIVTVSKPGVDHGHSVVLK encoded by the coding sequence ATGTCTTACGAAGGAAAATGGAAATTTGAGAAATCCGAGAACATGGAGAAGTTTCTGTTGGCCATAGGGATCGCTGCCGACAAGGCCAAGGGAGTAGATGCTGTTGAAAGCGTGGTGGAGAACTGCAAAATGGGCGACACTTTCTGCATCAAAACCACCGTTGGAAGCAAAGTGAAAGAGCAGAAGTTCAAGATGGGAGAGCCCTTCGAGCTGGAGCTGCCCATGATCGGCGTCAAAGACACTGTGGTTGCATCGGCATCTGCTAACACCCTGACTATCAAAAGCACCACCGACATGGCAGTCACAGAAACCCGTGAAGTCAAGGGAGACACCATGATTGTCACTGTATCCAAACCCGGCGTGGACCACgggcattctgttgttcttaaatAA